One part of the Corallococcus soli genome encodes these proteins:
- a CDS encoding FHA domain-containing protein — MSQLLLSALPVVCPHCDGYNPPRSATCVLCGQALEEAAAPRPTPAPVAARPVTPPPGRPVAVASFPRPGEVPAPAVSPLHPSQVPPGLKPSARTPPPTAAAGLMVEARRAPPPAPGAPGVPAPRAGYGPALPPANTRPPPPVPDSALPGRPSTGNTLPPTADGAPPARSSPPTLPPTAPAAPGPVPTGSNPAARPPPVASRFGLAVIAGTTRGQRYKLPVTGCVVGRQRGAILFPDDVFVSPLHATFLVKDGALYVRDETSASGVYVTFSGTEPLAPRALFSAGQRLFRFTGRVEAPPPVAGRPNLYGSPVPLGQALYGVEEVHMGGRAGRAVVTAAALLTIGQAHCDLAYPHDEGLAGRHCELSPTATGAMLRDLSGGLGTYVRIPPATERLLRPGDRVRLGQHVVQVETLG, encoded by the coding sequence ATGTCTCAGCTCCTGCTGTCCGCGCTCCCGGTGGTCTGCCCGCACTGTGACGGGTACAACCCGCCACGCTCGGCCACCTGTGTGCTCTGCGGCCAGGCGCTGGAAGAGGCCGCCGCCCCCCGCCCGACGCCCGCCCCCGTGGCGGCGCGCCCCGTGACGCCGCCCCCGGGCCGGCCCGTGGCGGTGGCCAGCTTCCCGCGCCCTGGAGAGGTCCCCGCTCCGGCGGTGTCGCCGCTGCACCCCAGCCAGGTGCCCCCCGGGCTCAAGCCCTCGGCGCGCACCCCGCCGCCCACCGCCGCCGCCGGCCTGATGGTGGAGGCCCGCCGCGCGCCGCCGCCCGCCCCCGGCGCACCCGGTGTCCCGGCCCCCCGGGCGGGCTACGGCCCGGCCCTGCCGCCCGCCAACACCCGCCCGCCCCCGCCGGTGCCCGACAGCGCCCTGCCGGGCCGCCCGAGCACGGGCAACACCCTGCCGCCCACGGCCGACGGTGCCCCGCCCGCCCGCTCCAGCCCCCCGACCCTGCCCCCCACCGCCCCGGCGGCGCCGGGCCCGGTGCCCACGGGCTCCAACCCGGCCGCGCGCCCTCCTCCGGTGGCGTCGCGCTTCGGGCTGGCGGTCATCGCCGGGACGACGCGCGGCCAGCGCTACAAGCTGCCGGTGACGGGCTGCGTGGTGGGCCGCCAGCGCGGCGCCATCCTCTTCCCCGACGACGTCTTCGTGTCGCCGCTGCACGCCACCTTCCTGGTGAAGGACGGCGCCCTCTACGTCCGGGATGAGACGAGCGCCTCCGGCGTCTACGTCACCTTCTCCGGCACGGAGCCCCTGGCGCCGCGCGCCCTCTTCAGCGCCGGCCAGCGGCTGTTCCGCTTCACCGGCCGCGTGGAGGCGCCGCCGCCCGTCGCCGGCCGCCCCAACCTGTACGGCTCGCCGGTGCCGCTGGGCCAGGCGCTGTACGGCGTGGAGGAGGTGCACATGGGTGGCCGGGCGGGCCGGGCGGTGGTGACGGCCGCGGCGCTGCTGACCATCGGGCAGGCCCACTGCGACCTGGCGTACCCCCATGACGAGGGGCTCGCGGGCCGGCACTGCGAGCTGAGCCCCACCGCGACGGGCGCGATGCTGCGCGACCTGTCCGGCGGCCTGGGCACCTACGTGCGCATCCCCCCCGCCACGGAGCGGCTCCTGCGCCCGGGAGACCGGGTCCGCCTGGGCCAGCACGTGGTGCAGGTGGAGACGCTCGGCTGA
- a CDS encoding serine/threonine-protein kinase, which produces MYCPSCGADAEDSSRYCPACGATLLRAAEGGDEYVGKTIASKYRVEALIGEGGMGKVYRARQLALDKVVVLKVLRHTLLSDERTVARFQREAKAASRLNHPNSISVLDFGQADDGALFIAMEYVSGQDLHQILSREWPLGEARVVRIVLQILNALSDAHGAGVIHRDLKPENIMVEQRRNEPDFVKVLDFGIAKITDVQDEGPALTRAGFVCGTPEYMSPEQARGAVLDYRSDLYAVGVILYQLTTGLLPFESDSAVGFATKHLTEEPPPPTRRRPDARISPGMERLILRVLSKDPDDRPADAAAFKAELLAVDKERRRGGASDTAPRRPQASNVLAPLPRKSQAAQNQDARRNNTGWNDVTVEATVRALPDARKPVSEEATQALDASRISRTAESASAGGEGFILFFKVLTTLLVLGAVGFFVYYFGIGAGSGGESTTYLPANAPRQLNAGTDPNQAPEYLRQIPSASRNVDRARKLTQDGDRDVLTGELSRATASYKEAFSYNPEAELALKLGELYWQRDQTDEARGWWERHLRDMPDSKARAYIDQRLSGGVARPSAP; this is translated from the coding sequence GTGTACTGCCCTTCCTGCGGCGCCGACGCCGAAGACTCTTCCCGCTACTGTCCCGCCTGCGGCGCTACGTTGTTGCGCGCGGCGGAGGGCGGCGACGAGTACGTCGGCAAGACGATTGCCTCCAAGTACCGGGTCGAGGCCCTCATTGGCGAGGGCGGCATGGGCAAGGTGTACCGGGCCCGCCAGCTCGCGCTCGACAAGGTGGTGGTGCTGAAGGTCCTGCGCCACACGCTGCTGTCGGACGAGCGCACCGTCGCGCGCTTCCAGCGCGAGGCCAAGGCGGCCAGCCGGCTGAACCACCCCAACTCCATCAGCGTGCTGGACTTCGGTCAGGCGGACGACGGCGCGCTCTTCATCGCGATGGAGTACGTGTCCGGGCAGGACCTGCATCAAATCCTCAGCCGCGAGTGGCCGCTGGGCGAGGCGCGCGTGGTGCGCATCGTCCTGCAGATCCTCAACGCGCTGTCGGACGCGCACGGCGCGGGCGTCATCCACCGGGACCTGAAGCCCGAGAACATCATGGTGGAGCAGCGCCGCAACGAGCCGGACTTCGTGAAGGTGCTGGACTTCGGCATCGCGAAGATCACCGACGTGCAGGACGAGGGCCCGGCCCTCACGCGCGCGGGCTTCGTGTGCGGCACGCCCGAATACATGTCGCCGGAGCAGGCGCGCGGCGCGGTGCTGGACTACCGCTCGGACCTGTACGCGGTGGGCGTCATCCTCTACCAGCTCACCACGGGCCTGCTGCCCTTCGAGTCCGATTCGGCGGTGGGCTTCGCCACCAAGCACCTCACGGAGGAGCCGCCCCCGCCCACGCGCCGCCGCCCGGACGCGCGCATCTCCCCGGGCATGGAGCGCCTCATCCTGCGCGTCCTGTCCAAGGACCCGGATGACCGGCCGGCTGACGCCGCGGCGTTCAAGGCGGAGCTGCTCGCGGTGGACAAGGAGCGCAGGCGCGGCGGTGCGAGCGACACCGCGCCCCGCCGTCCGCAGGCCTCCAACGTGCTGGCGCCCCTTCCGCGCAAGTCCCAGGCCGCCCAGAACCAGGACGCCCGGAGGAACAACACCGGCTGGAACGACGTGACGGTGGAGGCCACGGTGCGGGCCCTGCCGGACGCGCGCAAGCCCGTGTCCGAGGAGGCCACGCAGGCGCTCGACGCCAGTCGGATCAGCCGCACCGCCGAGTCCGCGTCGGCGGGAGGGGAGGGTTTCATCCTCTTCTTCAAGGTGCTCACCACCCTGCTGGTGCTGGGGGCGGTGGGCTTCTTCGTCTACTACTTCGGCATTGGCGCGGGCAGCGGCGGGGAGAGCACCACGTACCTGCCGGCCAACGCGCCCCGGCAGCTCAACGCCGGCACGGATCCGAACCAGGCGCCTGAGTACCTGCGGCAGATTCCGAGCGCCTCGCGCAACGTGGACCGGGCCCGCAAGCTGACGCAGGACGGGGACCGCGACGTGCTCACGGGCGAGCTGAGCCGCGCGACGGCGAGCTACAAGGAAGCCTTCAGCTACAACCCGGAGGCGGAGCTGGCCCTCAAGCTGGGCGAGCTGTACTGGCAGCGCGACCAGACGGACGAGGCGCGCGGCTGGTGGGAGCGCCACCTCCGGGACATGCCGGACTCCAAGGCGCGTGCGTACATCGACCAGCGGTTGAGCGGCGGCGTGGCCCGCCCCTCGGCACCCTGA
- a CDS encoding FHA domain-containing protein has protein sequence MDAVDYCPRCDTENSRDATVCRACGSALRSGTMVMAVAHVSSRPQVSIRVVRADGGPESLVRMQRDTLTCGQQADIALNDDPFIMPVQARFFFSGARLAVEDVGGANGVFVRLRQERELPAGGELRLGRQRLVLEPIPTAALGPGGTQVWGSPDPGYRLRLIQLLEGGLRGAAFPLKDGDNLLGREQGDIAFPTDGFVSGRHALLQVRGDRLMVRDVGSSNGTFIRLAGPTFVDNGDHFLIGRQLLRVEIQPVVA, from the coding sequence ATGGACGCCGTGGACTATTGCCCCCGCTGTGACACCGAGAATTCCAGGGATGCCACCGTATGCCGTGCTTGCGGCTCGGCGCTGCGCTCCGGAACGATGGTGATGGCCGTGGCGCACGTCTCCTCGCGCCCGCAGGTGTCCATCCGCGTCGTGCGGGCGGACGGCGGCCCCGAGTCCCTCGTGCGCATGCAGCGCGACACCCTCACCTGCGGCCAGCAGGCGGACATCGCGCTCAACGACGACCCCTTCATCATGCCCGTGCAGGCCCGCTTCTTCTTCTCCGGCGCGCGGCTCGCCGTGGAGGACGTGGGCGGCGCCAACGGCGTCTTCGTGCGCCTGCGACAGGAGCGCGAGCTGCCCGCCGGCGGAGAGCTGCGCCTGGGCCGCCAGCGCCTGGTGCTGGAGCCCATCCCCACCGCGGCGCTCGGGCCCGGCGGCACGCAGGTGTGGGGCTCACCGGATCCCGGCTACCGGCTGCGGCTCATCCAGCTGCTGGAGGGCGGCCTGCGCGGCGCGGCCTTCCCGCTCAAGGACGGCGACAACCTGCTGGGTCGCGAACAGGGCGACATCGCCTTCCCCACGGACGGCTTCGTGTCCGGGCGGCACGCGCTCCTGCAGGTGAGGGGGGACCGGCTGATGGTGCGCGACGTGGGCTCGTCCAACGGCACGTTCATCCGGCTCGCCGGACCGACGTTCGTGGACAACGGCGACCACTTCCTCATCGGCCGTCAGCTGCTGCGCGTGGAGATCCAGCCCGTCGTCGCCTGA
- a CDS encoding TraR/DksA family transcriptional regulator, translated as MNQKDLKRYKKMLEDSKASLLESAKKTLVEESSFDTDDLPDEIDQAASEYTQSMVFRLRDREKFLLQKIDGALKRVEDGTFGVCERCEEDISPKRLDARPVTTLCIRCKEEQEKKEKSYG; from the coding sequence GTGAACCAGAAAGATCTCAAGCGTTACAAGAAGATGCTCGAGGACAGCAAAGCGAGCCTGCTCGAGAGCGCGAAGAAGACCCTGGTGGAGGAGTCTTCGTTCGACACGGACGACCTGCCGGACGAAATCGACCAGGCCGCCTCCGAGTACACCCAGTCCATGGTCTTCCGTCTGAGGGACCGCGAGAAGTTCCTGCTGCAGAAGATCGACGGCGCGCTCAAGCGCGTGGAAGACGGCACCTTCGGCGTCTGCGAGCGCTGCGAGGAGGACATCTCCCCCAAGCGTCTGGATGCGCGTCCGGTGACGACGCTCTGCATCCGCTGCAAGGAAGAGCAGGAGAAGAAGGAGAAGTCCTACGGCTGA